The following are encoded together in the Clostridium sp. BJN0013 genome:
- a CDS encoding 4Fe-4S dicluster domain-containing protein: protein MKRIMINKDLCTGCLNCTLACMAEHNKNGKSFFNLDLEDISLESRNHISKDEHGNKLPIFCRHCDDAECVITCMSGAMTKDTETGLVSYDEDKCASCFMCVMSCPYGVLKPDTKTKSKVVKCDLCGDRDTPRCVENCPTGAIYIEKEEGLL, encoded by the coding sequence ATGAAAAGGATAATGATAAATAAAGACTTATGTACTGGATGCTTAAATTGCACTTTGGCCTGTATGGCAGAACACAATAAAAATGGTAAATCCTTCTTCAATCTGGATCTTGAAGACATTTCTCTTGAAAGCAGAAATCATATATCCAAAGATGAACATGGAAATAAACTTCCTATATTTTGCCGCCACTGTGATGATGCTGAATGTGTGATAACCTGTATGAGCGGAGCTATGACCAAGGATACTGAAACCGGCCTGGTTTCCTATGATGAAGACAAATGTGCCAGCTGCTTCATGTGCGTCATGTCCTGTCCATATGGAGTCCTAAAACCAGATACTAAAACAAAGAGTAAAGTGGTGAAATGCGACTTGTGCGGTGATAGAGATACTCCAAGATGTGTTGAAAATTGTCCTACAGGAGCAATTTATATAGAAAAGGAGGAAGGGCTTTTATGA
- the cooS gene encoding anaerobic carbon-monoxide dehydrogenase catalytic subunit, with protein sequence MSNNKICESADKVLENFISSLDNVQTSHHRVDSQKIKCGFGQLGVCCKLCANGPCRITPTSPKGICGANADTIVARNFLRAVAAGSGCYIHIVENTARNVKSLGETRGEIKGINALNNLAEKLGITEPDLHKKAVLVADEILKDLYKPKFEKMEVINKIAYAPRLKNWEELNIMPGGAKSEVFDGIVETSTNLNSDPVNMLLTCLKLGISTGIYGLTLTNLLNDIILGEPEIRPAKVGFKVVDPDYINLMITGHQHSMIAHLQDKLIEPEVIKKAQAVGAKGFRLVGCTCVGQDLQLRGKHYTEVFSGHAGNNFTSEALIATGGIDAIVSEFNCTLPGIEPITDKFLVKMICLDDVSKKSNAEYIEYSYKDREKISSHIIEEAIESYKERRPKIKINIPKNHGFDDAITGVSETSLREFLGGSWKPLVDLIASGKIKGVAGIVGCSNLTAKGHDVFTVELTKELIKRNIIVLSAGCSSGGLENVGLMSPSAAELAGDSLKEVCKSLGIPPVLNFGPCLAIGRLEIVAKKLAEYLNIDIPQLPLVLSAPQWLEEQALADGSFGLALGLPLHLAISPFIGGSKVVTKVLCEDMVNLTGGKLIVEDDIVKAADKLEEAILERRKNLGLN encoded by the coding sequence ATGTCAAATAACAAAATTTGTGAATCAGCAGATAAAGTATTAGAAAATTTTATAAGTTCTCTAGATAATGTACAAACTTCACACCACAGAGTGGACAGTCAGAAAATCAAATGTGGTTTTGGACAACTGGGAGTATGCTGTAAACTGTGTGCCAACGGTCCCTGTAGAATAACACCTACATCTCCAAAAGGCATATGTGGTGCTAATGCAGATACCATAGTTGCCAGAAATTTTCTACGGGCTGTAGCTGCAGGAAGTGGCTGTTATATTCATATAGTAGAAAATACAGCTAGGAATGTGAAATCCCTTGGAGAAACCCGTGGGGAAATAAAAGGAATAAATGCCTTAAATAATCTGGCAGAAAAACTAGGTATAACAGAACCTGACCTCCACAAAAAAGCTGTCTTAGTAGCGGATGAAATATTGAAAGATTTATATAAACCAAAATTCGAAAAAATGGAGGTTATAAACAAAATAGCCTATGCACCTAGACTTAAAAACTGGGAAGAATTGAATATAATGCCTGGAGGCGCAAAATCAGAAGTTTTTGATGGCATAGTAGAGACTTCCACAAATCTAAATAGTGATCCTGTCAACATGCTTTTAACCTGTTTAAAACTTGGAATATCCACTGGAATTTACGGTCTTACCCTTACCAATTTACTAAACGACATTATTTTAGGTGAACCTGAAATAAGACCTGCAAAGGTTGGTTTTAAAGTAGTAGACCCTGATTATATAAACTTGATGATAACAGGTCATCAGCATTCCATGATTGCCCATCTTCAGGATAAACTTATTGAACCTGAAGTTATCAAAAAAGCTCAGGCAGTTGGTGCCAAAGGCTTTAGATTAGTAGGCTGTACTTGTGTGGGACAGGATTTACAATTGAGAGGCAAACACTATACTGAAGTTTTTTCAGGTCATGCCGGAAATAATTTTACAAGTGAAGCTCTAATAGCTACAGGAGGTATAGATGCCATAGTATCAGAGTTTAACTGTACTCTTCCCGGTATTGAACCAATAACCGATAAGTTCCTGGTTAAAATGATATGTCTTGACGATGTAAGTAAAAAATCCAACGCAGAATATATAGAATACTCCTACAAAGATAGAGAAAAAATAAGCAGTCATATTATAGAAGAAGCAATTGAAAGCTATAAGGAAAGAAGACCTAAAATTAAAATTAATATTCCTAAAAATCATGGTTTTGACGATGCAATAACCGGTGTAAGTGAAACTTCTCTTAGAGAATTTTTAGGAGGCAGCTGGAAACCTCTTGTAGATCTCATAGCCTCCGGGAAAATAAAAGGTGTAGCTGGAATAGTAGGTTGCTCAAATCTAACCGCCAAAGGCCACGATGTATTTACAGTAGAACTTACAAAAGAACTTATAAAGAGAAATATAATTGTGCTCTCTGCAGGGTGCTCCAGCGGTGGTCTTGAAAATGTAGGGCTTATGTCACCTAGTGCTGCAGAACTTGCAGGAGACAGTTTGAAAGAAGTATGTAAAAGCCTTGGTATACCACCTGTATTAAATTTTGGTCCTTGTCTTGCCATTGGAAGACTTGAAATTGTGGCAAAGAAATTGGCAGAGTACTTGAATATAGATATTCCTCAGCTTCCACTAGTTCTTTCAGCACCTCAGTGGCTTGAAGAACAAGCTCTTGCAGATGGAAGTTTCGGACTTGCACTTGGGCTTCCTCTTCATCTTGCCATATCCCCATTCATAGGAGGAAGTAAAGTTGTTACAAAAGTTCTCTGTGAAGATATGGTAAACCTTACAGGTGGAAAACTTATAGTGGAGGACGATATAGTAAAAGCTGCGGATAAATTAGAAGAAGCCATACTTGAAAGAAGAAAAAATTTAGGTCTTAATTAA
- a CDS encoding DUF4342 domain-containing protein, giving the protein MSISIEQIDLLRKRANVGYKEAKEALEKCNGDIVEALSYLEEQDKIKPEKECTGNSDFMGKVKRLITRANKIKFVISKDKKTILNIPSTLAAIFVIVAMPVAVVFLIIALVTGCKIRFHRENGEDLNINSKIDKVTNVVTDVKDKITKEFNNA; this is encoded by the coding sequence ATGTCAATTAGTATTGAACAGATTGACCTATTGAGGAAAAGAGCTAATGTAGGATATAAAGAAGCAAAAGAAGCACTGGAAAAATGTAATGGGGATATAGTTGAAGCACTTTCCTATCTTGAAGAACAAGATAAGATTAAACCGGAAAAGGAATGTACTGGCAATTCAGATTTTATGGGAAAAGTAAAAAGATTAATTACTAGGGCCAATAAAATAAAATTTGTAATATCAAAGGATAAAAAGACCATATTGAATATACCATCTACTTTAGCAGCAATATTTGTTATAGTGGCAATGCCAGTGGCGGTAGTATTCCTTATAATTGCCCTAGTTACAGGTTGTAAAATAAGATTTCATAGAGAAAATGGAGAAGATTTAAATATCAATAGTAAAATAGACAAGGTTACAAATGTAGTCACAGATGTCAAAGATAAAATAACAAAAGAATTTAATAATGCCTAA